One Penaeus chinensis breed Huanghai No. 1 chromosome 12, ASM1920278v2, whole genome shotgun sequence DNA segment encodes these proteins:
- the LOC125030913 gene encoding uncharacterized protein LOC125030913 yields the protein MGSGEGSGVGGGTGAGAGAGGSTGTTGSGGTLWLVLWLLLLVFAALWVAGFCAWWYIMLIPFTVCLPPLAAVTDVLLRGTQLTYFCAKNMMERNNFSEAMANAATTVPPTVLVVQS from the exons ATGGGTTCCGGAGAAGGaagtggtgtaggtggtggtacAGGTGCTGGTGCTGGTGCAGGAGGCTCGACAGGAACCACAGGGTCAGGGGGTACACTATGGCTTGTCCTCTGGCTCCTTTTGCTGGTTTTTGCAGCACTCTGGGTTGCTGGGTTCTGTGCATGGTGGTACATCATGCTCATCCCCTTCACAGTGTGCTTGCCACCATTAGCG gCTGTCACTGATGTTTTGCTTCGTGGAACACAGTTGACATATTTCTGTGCTAAGAACATGATGGAACGCAACAACTTCAGTGAAGCGATGGCAAATGCTGCCACCACAGTTCCTCCTACAGTTCTTGTTGTACAGAGCTAG